One genomic window of Fusarium fujikuroi IMI 58289 draft genome, chromosome FFUJ_chr01 includes the following:
- a CDS encoding related to component of the anaphase promoting complex produces the protein MVITASRYRARKQKVFWSVFQTGVSSPTPRSTPVAAFTDQGAAFGGPHVSPQHAPPPQPPPPPLFHETLQHADDQVRWDRAWHTVTSKIQLPTSVAVEDSFGTLPPESQDVDLDFRDSLALLLYPGRSLPQAAHTEDILLWHTHQVRQHFIHHVMPLLSACSSQGDQTQVLASSVSTLEAAHRQYLWGLTLIVQGYEDDVSASSSFSKFRRDLHTIIGNSLNHGLTKALASVLQRLIRSSLGIGRRYDGMLESQDNCGDSVVREELLGLLESLKNVGLVGERFQVLFAEIMDASMEEFIKTSYSGFWKASEQSPTQGSSTLTGCLGHLSDWVENQYGRLAVEVFSRLETHIAWSDVECWKEIAVGRLATLRIHELFDIALNWPESRGGLEDLRQAVSTPQRRLQLTDTFSLALQKRLLHPGRSTSDILQTYISMIRTFHALDHSKVLLDRVVHALQLYLCQRDDAIRIVVTGLLSNPSEASTEEGKAKLAELAVLLNSASQQQRRQVDDEDLDWNDMTWVPDPVDAGVNYKRPKNEDVIGTLINALGSQEIFIKEFQLIIAERLLSNQASFIQETKVLSLLKKRFGDNALQNCDVMMKDIQDSKRVDAVLGKNIYQPSLDPGAPAYHSKILSRLFWPTLPKDPFTVPPPVAAMRAKYEQGFERLKTSRKLTWLDQLGSATVKLDFEDRTVELECKTYEAAVIYAFQDDSTEGKPGPTERTFDEIWQQLMIDEDLLDLALKFWISRRVLRDVGSRTYAVLERLNKGEQAGESGDPGEAQELGNDKRSSPRKPKIDPKEQERRIVYWQFIVGMLTNSAPLMPLGQMLMMMKMLIPDGCSWTNEELQEFLAEKVTENKLELAGGKYRLPKK, from the coding sequence ATGGTCATAACAGCGTCGCGATACCGGGCACGCAAGCAAAAGGTCTTCTGGTCCGTTTTCCAGACAGGTGTCTCATCGCCCACGCCGCGTTCAACTCCCGTTGCAGCCTTCACCGATCAAGGTGCCGCCTTTGGAGGTCCCCACGTGTCACCTCAGCATGCTCCCCCAccacaaccaccaccaccaccgctaTTCCACGAGACTCTCCAACATGCCGATGACCAGGTGAGGTGGGATCGAGCATGGCATACTGTCACCTCCAAGATCCAACTACCAACTTCAGTTGCGGTTGAAGATTCCTTTGGCACTTTGCCTCCAGAGTCACAAGACGTTGACTTGGATTTCCGTGATTCCCTAGCTCTGCTTCTCTACCCTGGCCGCTCTTTGCCCCAGGCAGCCCATACAGAAGACATCCTCCTTTGGCACACACATCAAGTTCGCCAGCACTTCATTCACCATGTTATGCCACTGTTGTCTGCATGTTCCAGTCAGGGTGATCAGACACAGGTCTTGGCCTCAAGTGTCTCGACTCTCGAAGCAGCTCACAGGCAATACCTTTGGGGCTTGACACTCATAGTCCAAGGTTACGAGGACGACGTATCTGCTAGCTCATCATTTTCAAAGTTTCGTCGTGATTTACATACTATCATTGGTAACTCTCTCAACCATGGCTTGACGAAAGCCCTGGCAAGTGTCTTACAGCGACTCATACGTTCTAGTCTTGGTATTGGGAGACGCTATGATGGGATGTTAGAATCACAAGATAATTGTGGTGATTCGGTGGTCCGGGAAGAGCTTCTCGGGCTTCTCGAATCTCTTAAGAATGTTGGACTGGTGGGGGAGAGATTTCAGGTACTCTTCGCCGAAATCATGGATGCCAGCATGGAGGAATTTATCAAGACCTCCTATTCAGGATTCTGGAAAGCGTCTGAACAGTCGCCAACGCAAGGCTCAAGTACCTTGACTGGGTGCCTTGGCCATCTTTCAGATTGGGTTGAAAACCAGTACGGCCGCCTTGCTGTTGAGGTGTTCAGTCGTCTTGAAACTCACATCGCCTGGAGTGACGTTGAATGCTGGAAGGAGATCGCGGTAGGTCGCCTTGCTACTTTGCGAATTCACGAACTCTTTGATATCGCTTTGAATTGGCCCGAAAGCCGGGGCGGACTCGAGGATCTTCGTCAGGCTGTTTCTACGCCACAACGCCGCCTTCAATTGACCGACACGTTCTCCCTCGCTCTTCAGAAGCGACTCCTTCACCCTGGACGATCCACCTCCGATATCCTTCAAACGTACATTTCTATGATAAGGACATTTCATGCCCTGGATCATTCCAAGGTTCTCCTTGATCGTGTCGTTCACGCACTACAGCTGTACCTGTGCCAGCGGGACGATGCCATCAGGATCGTGGTCACAGGCTTGCTCTCTAACCCGAGCGAGGCCAGTACGGAGGAGGGAAAGGCAAAGCTCGCGGAGTTGGCAGTGTTGCTCAactcagcttctcaacagcaacgaCGCCAGGTCGACGACGAGGACCTGGACTGGAATGACATGACCTGGGTGCCCGATCCTGTTGACGCAGGTGTCAACTACAAGAGACCTAAGAACGAGGACGTCATCGGAACTCTGATTAATGCGCTTGGCTCTCAAGAGATTTTTATCAAGGAGTTCCAACTTATCATCGCAGAGCGATTGCTTTCTAATCAAGCAAGCTTTATACAAGAGACAAAAGTACTGAGCCTGCTTAAAAAGCGGTTCGGCGACAATGCTTTACAAAATtgcgatgtgatgatgaaggatatTCAAGACTCAAAAAGAGTCGATGCAGTTCTCGGAAAGAATATTTATCAACCGTCACTTGATCCAGGAGCACCAGCATATCACTCCAAGATTCTCTCCCGACTCTTCTGGCCAACATTACCTAAGGACCCTTTCACAGTTCCGCCACCCGTTGCTGCGATGCGGGCCAAATACGAACAAGGGTTTGAGCGACTCAAGACCTCTCGCAAACTCACTTGGTTGGATCAGTTAGGCTCTGCAACTGTCAAACTTGACTTCGAGGACCGCACTGTCGAGCTTGAATGCAAGACTTACGAGGCTGCTGTGATATACGCATTCCAGGACGACAGCACTGAAGGCAAACCAGGCCCCACAGAACGAACTTTCGATGAGATATGGCAACAGCTCATGATAGACGAGGATCTCCTCGACCTGGCTCTAAAGTTCTGGATCTCCAGGAGAGTGCTCCGTGACGTTGGCAGCCGAACCTATGCTGTCTTGGAGCGGTTGAACAAGGGTGAACAAGCAGGTGAATCAGGTGACCCtggtgaagctcaagaacttGGCAATGACAAACGTTCGTCTCCTCGCAAGCCCAAAATCGATCCCAAGGAGCAGGAGCGCCGAATTGTATACTGGCAGTTCATCGTGGGCATGCTGACAAACTCAGCACCACTTATGCCCCTTGgacagatgttgatgatgatgaaaatgCTGATTCCTGATGGCTGTTCCTGGACGAATGAGGAGTTGCAGGAGTTTTTGGCAGAAAAGGTGACAGAGAATAAATTAGAGCTAGCCGGCGGCAAGTATCGCTTGCCGAAGAAATGA